Part of the Salmo salar chromosome ssa10, Ssal_v3.1, whole genome shotgun sequence genome is shown below.
TCACGGTCGCCCAGGACGACGGTACGCGCTCCTACGGCTTCGTGCACACGTACTACGAAGCGGTGACGAGCGCCCAGATCACCACGGCGATGCAGACCCTTCATCAGATGCACCATGTGGAGCACTACTCCACCTCCTCTTTGTCATCTTCCTccgcctcctccccctccacatccAGCACGGACTCTCTGGTGAGCAGCCTGGATGAGTTGGATGCCGACTCCCTGGCAGCGCGCCCCCTGTCGGCTTGTTTGGGCTGCGCGGCGGGCTCCTTCCAGCCGGCCCGGGACACCCTGTACGCCTCCAAGGCCCTCTGCCTCCTCACGCCCCTCCCCTTCCTGCACGCCGCCCGCCACTTCCTGTCCCAGCTGCACCAGGCGGTGACATCGCACACGGCCCCGCCACTGCCGCTGGAGAGCTACATCCACAACATCCTGTACGAGGTGCCCGTGCCGCCGCCCGGCCGTTCGCTCCGGTTCCACGGGGTCCAGGGGCCTATCGTGTGCCAGCAGCCCGGCCCTGAGGAGCTCCCGCTGGGGGACTACCCCCTGGGAGAGGCCTTCTCCCTGCTTGGGGTGGAGAACATGGTGAGGCTGCTCACCTCCGTGCTGCTGGAGACCCAGGTCCTGCTCTACTCACAGGGTAAGGACCAAAAGACCAGGCAGCGTTTTCTGAAAGATCACCAGCCTAGGTTGTGTTTCCATCATTTTTCAAATGTAACccaaaagtgtgcacttgttaatTTCCCATCatgcgtctctctgtctccagactACCAGCGGTTGATGACGGTGGCAGAGGGCATCACCAACCTACTGTTTCCATTCCAGTGGCAGCACGTCTACCTGCCCATCTTGCCCGTGCCCCTGCACCATCTCCTGGATGCCCCCGTGCCCTACTTGATGGGCATCCAACGGAAGGATTGCTCCCAATGCTCCACTCTGGATCTGTCCCATGAGGTATTTGAATGATATCTACTTAGTACCAGGGCCATAAACAGACCCAAAAATTATACTTTCATACTTTCTAACATACCAAATTCCTCTGTAGtgaacatttttacatttctttaagcataggcctatttatttctGCAAGAACACACTCATCGTCACAAATTGTAAGCAAGCTAGttacagtgcctcctaaagatATGATTGACATTGGGGAAAAGGGGTGGGCTATCAGCTGATCATTGATGTTGATGATTGATGTAAacctgctagttagctagctccatttCTTTGACTGGTTAAGATTTacctctgtgtttctgtctctctctgctgctgcgcGTATCAGCCAACCAGACCTAATATTGACGATGATGTAGGCAGTGTTAATCAAATGTTACGCCGCTGTGGCAGTATTGTTGATATTTAAACTAGGTAGCTACACACACATTTAACCGGTGACCGCATTTCTCAAGCCATGCATGTTTTGGATACCGGTTGCATGTGCAATCTcagtacagggcagactgggggGAGAAAAGGCGCAACCGGGCGTACGAGAGCTACGGAGCGCAGCCAACGGACGGGATGGGCGGGTGGCGGACATGACCACGACTCTGAACAACAATGACCAAAACATTTGTACAAAAATGTTCATTTCGGGGGAATTTCTACCACCACCCAAAAGGGCACTTTGGAGACTGGAAGGGCAAAGGGGCATGTGCTCTGCACAGGTAGAGTCCTATCTGTATATGTGCCTTCTTAGTGCTTTGTGTTTGGAACTGTAGACATGTAACGgaggcttttaaaaaaaaactatttttaccctcaaaatgcctttatttaaccagtcaaGTTATTGAGAACACATTTCTTCTTTAAGTACGACCTGACCAAGAGGGAGCACCAATTTTAAAGTCTTTTGAAGTTGACCAGAACTGGAGGTACAGTAGGACAAACGATGTTCTCATGCAATTCATATTTCTTTAATAAGAATGGGAGGTTGCTGAATCCACACACCTAGTTAGTTTTAAATCCACTATTCAATTACAATTCAACTGGCTATACCACCTGGCTATACCATAGACTTTGAAGCATTCTATACTGAacgaaaatataaacacaacatgcaaactattccaaagattttactgagttacagttcatataaggaaataagtcaattgaaatgaattcattaggccctaatctatggatttcacatgactgggaatacagatatgcatctgctggtcacagataccttaaaaaaagctaggggcgtggatcagaaaaccagtcagtatctggtgtggccaccatttgcctcatgcagtgcgacacatctcctttgcatcgAGTTaagcaggctgttgattgtggcctgtagaaCGTTGACCCATTCCTCTTCagtggctgtgcaaagttgctggattgtgtacagatccttgcgacatggggccgtgcattttcATGCTGAACCATGAggggatggcggcggatgaacggAAGACAAAGGGCCTCAGGATATCGACAcggcatctctgtgcattcaaattgccatctataaaatgcaattgtcttcgttgtctgtagcttatgcctgcccataccataaccccaccaccacggggcactctgttcacaacgatgacatcagcaaaccgcttgcccacacaacaccatacacgtggtctgaggttgtgaggctggttggacgtactgcaaaattctcAAAAACGATGTTGGATGcagttatggtagagaaattaacattaaattatttggcaacagctctggtggacatctctgctcctgctgtcagcatgccaattgcactctccctcaaaactttagacatctgtggcattgtgttatgtgaaaaacagcacattttagagtggccttttattgtccccagcacaaggtgcacctgtgtaatgatcatgctgtttaatcatcttcttgatatgccacacctgtcaggcggatggagaaatgctcactaacagggatgtaaacaaatttgtgcacaacatttttgagaaataagctttttgtgcgtatggaacatttctgggatcttttatttcagctcatgaaacatgggaccaacactttgcgtTCTAGCAGGCATTCACTGACCTTGCAAAGACATTCCAACAAGCATTGGAACACAATTAACGTTCACTGTAACGTGCATTCTAATAACAGACATTCCATTACGCAATGTAACAGGCAGTGAAAAGAGCTTTGTAACATTTGCCTGCACTAATCCATCCTATTCTAGTTGCAttatacccccccacccccaccccgctCCTCTGGCGAGCTCCTCCGCTTCACCCTTCTCTCCCCAAATCCAATTCTCCATCCCTCTACGAAAGATCACGCCGTGTCGCATCAGCATTTCGCcaggtatgcatcccaaatggcaccctattccctatgtaagggtgcaatttgggacacagtgATTAGGAGTTTTCTTTGAAGTGGTAGAGCTGgcccagagagagggagtatgagacatcagtagagagagagaggtgggaggaggaaGGCACCGAGCAACACATTTCTaaagaaatcagacaacgtgAATAATTAAGGTTTAAGAATTGCACAGTTTATTTCTGGATGTATGTGAGAGGGTAGGAGGGCCACAGGAGGCAGCAATAGAATGCACACTTAGCAGGTTGTAGAACGCATCCCGACCCTATCCTGTGTATtaaatatctatctatctagaaCCCCTTTTTTTCCAGCAGGATTAAGTGCGTTTTATCTGTATCCTTATCCAAAGTCACGGCTTTTTAAAAAGCACATAGCTTTTGATGGCATTTAGCTGATGTGTCACAGTACAGTGGGATGTCAACATATTTTGTCATGGTAAATTGGGTCAACATACTCTGAGGGGGAAGGCGAAGGCGTGGTTTATGCTGCAAGCTTTCCCATGAGAAGTGGAGCGACGATGCTTCAATCCTATGaacttttaaaggcacagtctttGATATTTACAGACATGTTTGATCATTTAAATGAATGACACCCATTGTTCATGCCTGTTCTTGAAGAATATCACTGTCTTTTTTTAAGTTGAGGAGTGGGCCTTTAAACTAGAACTGTAAACAAACGATGGTCTGTGTGAATCTGTCACATCACTTGCAGTTAAGAAAGAAACTGGACCATGGCATAATGTCAGTGCTGAATTTGGACCAACAGAGTGTCACTTAAGCAGAGCACACTGTTGATGCTGTTATGGGATTTCATGGTGTCGGTCTCTGACATAGTCTGTGTCAGGCCAGTGCCTGCTAGGCTTCTTTCCAGAGGTCTACTCATTTCTCTGACTGTTTTCCGCATTGACGAACATTTTGTCAGTGACTGAGGGGATGTGCATGAAACAGTttcacctaatttctatcagcgtgttaaatgtgcaaccagagggaaaaatattctagaccacctttactctacacacagagacgtgtacaaagctctctctcgccctccatttggcaaatctgaacataactctatcctcctgattcctgtttacaagcaaaaattaaagcaggaagcaccagtgactcagtctaaaaaaaagtggtcagatgaaacagatgctaaactacaggactgttttactagcatagactggaatatgttccgggattcttccgatggcattgaggagtacaccacatcagtcactggctttatcaataagtgcatcgaggacgttgtccccacagtgactgtgcgtacataccctaaccagaagccatggattacaggcaacatccatacTGAGCTAacggctagagctgctgctttcaaggagcgggattctaacccagaagcttataagaaatcccgctatgccctccgacaaaccatcaaactggcaaagcgtcaatacaggactaagatcgaatcgtactacactggctctgatgctcataggatgtggcagggcttgcaaaccattacagactacaaagggaagcacagccgagagctgcccagtgacacgagcctaccagaccagCTAAAATACTTCAATGCTCGCTTCgaagcaaataacactgaaacatgcatgagagcaccagctgttccggaagactgtgtgatcacgctctccgcagccgatgtaagtaagacctttaaactgatcaacattcacaaggccgcaaggccagacggattaccaggatgtgtactgcgagcatgcgctgaccgactggcaagtgtcttcactgacattttcaacctctccttgtccgagtctgtaataccaacatgttttaagcagaccaccatagtccctgtgcccaagaacacgtctgttgccatgaaatgctttgaaagtctggtcattgctcacatcaacactattatcccagaaaccctagacccactccaatttgcataccgcaccaacagatccacagatgatgcaatctctattgcactccacactgccctttcccacctggacaacagGAACACCTATGCGAGaaagctattcattgactacagctcagcgttcaacaccgtagtgccctcaaagctcatcactaagctaaggaccctgggactaaacacctccttctgtagctggatcttggacttcctgacaggctgcccccaggtggtaagggtaggtaacaacacatccgccacgctgatcctcaacacgggggcccctcaggggtgcgtgctcagtcctctcctgtactcactgttcactcatgatggcatggccaggcacaactccgactccatcattaagtttgctgatgacaaaacagtggtagtaggcttgatcactgacgagacagcttatagggagttcagagacctgaccgtgtggtgccaggacaacaacctttccctcaacgtgatcaagacaaaagagatgattgtggactacaggaaaaggaggaccgagcacgcccccattctcatcgacggggctgtagtggagcaggttgagagcttcaagttcctttggggtccacatcaccaacaaactaacatggtccaagcacaccaagatagttgtgaagagagcacgacaaaacatattccccctcaggagactgaaattatttggcatgggtcctcagatcttcaaaaggttttacagctgcaccatcaagagcatcctgactggttgtatcaaggcactacagagggtagtgcatacggcccagtacatcaccggggccaagcttcctgccatccaggacctctataccaggcggtgtcggaggaaggccctaaaaattgtcaaaaactccagctaccctagtcagactgttctctctgctaccacacggcaagcggtaccggagcgccaagtctagttccaagaggcttctaaacagcttctacccccaagccataagactcctgaacagctaatcaaatggctacctagactatttgcTACCTAGACCCCCCccaatgctgctgctactctctgttattatctatgcctagtcactttaataactgtaCCTACATCGAAACCGGTCAACccccacattgacacattgactctgtaccggtaccctctgcatatagccccactattgttattcactgctgctctttaattatttgttattcttatctcttactttttagggattttcttaaaactgcattgttggttaagggcttgtaagtaggcattttactgtaaggtctacaccggttgtattcggtgcatgtgacaaataaaatgtgatttgatttgaacttggcctggtcccagatctgtttggctGATTAGCCAAGTCCAATTTTCCTGGTTGACTATACAGCGCaaagagatctgggaccaggctacgtGAAACTAGTATGCCAAGAGAGACAGGGTTtttagagaggaaagagagagaggaggtgaaagGAGAGGTGAGACGTAGGCGAaatgaggaaaggagagagtgatctggggaagagagggatttgaaacaagcatttcgctgcaccttttTATACCCGCTGTAAACTGTGTACATGACGAATAACTTGTTATTTGATCTGTCCCACTTCCAGGCCAACCTGTGCTTTGTGGACATAGACAACCACCGCGTGGATCCACCCGAGGACCTGCCCCTCTTCCCAGACCAGCCCGAGCTCATCCAGGAGCTGAACGAGGTGCTGCTGCGTTTCGGCCTCCAGCCACATGGTGGCGCCACCACCAACCCTGCCCCTGCCGCTCCCCCCTGTCTCAGCAGCCTCGTCCTGGAGGACCTGATGGAAGACAGGCGCAATGGGAACCTGGGAGGGGAGGAGTTGGCCATGCTGGAACGACTGCAGGCACTAGCAAGGAggtgtggagggatggaggggggaaagACCCTTGGACGGGCgttccaggaggaggaggaggaactgaATGCAGCCAAAATGAACGTGCAGCTGAGGGAGGTGTTCGCGGGGCGTTTCGCCGCCATTTTCGGGAGGTACGAAGAGTTTGTGATCCACAGCGCTCCTGACCTGGAGTCCTGGCTAGGCAACCGTGACGGAACGAGCAACTTTGATAAGGTAATGGTGAAGATTGATTGACAGTCACTCACTGAAGGAATACCATAGACACACATTATATCCGTAGGCTACCCCTTCACAGTCAGTAATCATACATACATTCACAAGAAGCTCTCATTCAGGATAGAAGCAATATTCTCCCGCTGTTACTGCTTTAACTGGTTAGTGGTATCACCAGGGCTCCTTCCTGTCAGCGCAGCCTGCCCCGCACCTGCACTTCTTGTCCTGGTTCCTGGAGACGGCCATGTTCTCGTCATTCTTGGACAGCAAGGTGTTGTCTCGCTGGGCCGACCAGGAGCCGCTGCAGCGTGTGTTCGACGGCCGCCTGGAGAGGGAGCACCTCTACAACACGTTCGAGGATGACCCCGGCAACCGTCGCTACAGGAAGTGCAGCGTGCTCCACAAGTCAGGTGGGTGGGTGAATACAGGGTGTGGAAATTGGATCCAGGCGTGCTACAGCAGTACTCAAGtttccattattattattattattattattatttttttttttttctaactGCATGAGGTGGGCGAGCCCCCCAGTCCACCTATCTCTGGGTCATGATCATTAGGGCACGCattagaaaatgttttaaaatcttTTGTAACGGTAAACAAAAATTAGTTCAGATAGCCCCTCACTCTTGTAGTCTGCTGGTGCCTGATGAACACGGTCCGTGTGTTGTCCTCTGTCCAATGCATAGAGTATATTGAGAGGCAGGGATTAGCTAAAGATCCTAgcgtcaccaaaacccagaatgTGACTTTCAAACCGTTATACAACTCGCATTGTATGGGTTAGCGGATTCGTCTTGGCCTTTTTTTCTTTCTACTCCATATATTCCCTCTGTTCCACTGAACGAAAAGGGAAACAAAAGAGGGAAGATTTAGATGGAGCGACTGCGACATAGAATAAAAGATGAGTGATGGACGGGGGATATTTGTTCTGGTGAAATTAGAGGGGGAAATTAAGTTCACTATCAATCTGAGAAAAGACCAAATTGTAAAAAAGGTAGAaacaagaggggagagagaaaagaggagtggAGGGTAAAAGAGGTAGAAAATGATAtatgagggggagaaagggaggtagACTGAGAAGGGGATACTTTAGAGCGGtggaggatggggagggggggaTAAGTAGCAtatgatgagaggaggaggaagaaaacaGTACATTTTTTACCTATAATGAGAGCCCCAAAACTCTCAGCTTTGAAGTACTGCCAAGTGCTCtgccaagctctctctctctctctgttttactctctctctcttttttttctctctctctctctctgttttactctctctctctctctctctctctctctctctgttttactctctctctttttctctctctctctctttctctctctttttttctctctctttttttctctctctctgttttactctctctctctctctctcccttgggtTTCCCAGAAATGTGTCTTTCAAAGGGAACCAGATAGAGTTCACTTCCATATCTTGACAACAACACATGACCGAGGTCATGTACAAAGAGCTTTACAGATCATGGACTTACATACAGTATGACACTGATCAAAAATTCTCTATTCGAAAAACAGGCTTATACAATGGTCATTCAATGTAAGACTTCTATGTAGAGGCTTGAAAAGCTAGAAATGAAGAAGTGATAACGCtgccctgtgtggctcagttggcagagcatggcacttgcaatgccaggattgtgGCTGAGACCGTCCATACAAAAAAACGATGCACGCATGTCTATAAGTCACTTTGAAATGGCATATATTCATATTATTTTACTGCCCTAGTCTGGTTACACATCTACCAAAGTTTCTGGAAATTACTATGTGGAAGGATAATACCAGAGACAGCACAGTACGGTTTGGGTCAGCACTATAATGTGAAAAGGTTCATTGGCACTGCCTCTCCTACAGCATTATCCAGTAGGCCCCACTCACATCTCCCACTTCTATTTTGCTCTGATCCCTAGCCCAGGCCATAGAACGCAGGCTGCTGAAGGCTGACCACACGGCCATCCACCCCCACCTGTTGGACATGAGGATCGGCCAGGGCCGACACCAACAGAGCAGCTTCCCCAGGCTGCAGGCTGATGTACTGGCACAGGGACATAACACCAACAAGTAAGTAACATACACCCATAtatacacaccgacacacacacacacacaagaatgacctacacacacacacaagaatgacctacacacacacacaagaatgaCCTACACACGCACAAGaatgacctacacacacacacaagaatgacctacacacacacaagaatgacctacacacacacacaagaatgacctacacacacacaagaatgATCTAAGCACACAAATCACCTGCATGCACACAAAGACACAATGTACATTGAGTCTGATGCAGTTGCCCCTGTGTGCAGGTGGTCAAGCCGTAACACTCGCAGGAGCGACATTAAGAGACCAGTGACCACTGAGACGACATCAGGACTGGGCAATGACCAGAGAGAGGTAAACACCTGCTTTACCTATGGCCCTGTCCAAAAATCAACCACTAGCCCTTTCCCTTAACTggtgtaagcaatatggtgaTGACTTCCCATTTCGTCGCATGACCATCATTCTGCATTCttcgtttttttttaaagtgtaaaAAATTAAATGAGCCACAAACCCAGGATGGGTAGGGGCTAGGCCGGGAAAGGAGTTATTGGTTGTTTTCAGAATTAAACATTTTCTTTGTGTCTGATTGGCTCGTGCTCTCTGGGTTTATCCGTTAGAAGTATTCCACGGGGAGGAGGAGCCTGCACCAGTCCAAGCTTCTTGACCCCTCCCCCTCAGCTGTCACTCAAATCCAGCGGGGGTTCGTGGAGGGGCTCCTGAGTGAATGTCGCCTGAAGGTAAGGGGTCTCCAGACCCACCACAGCAGGGGCACAGCGTCTTTCAGTTGGGAATCGACTCTATAGACAATCACACAGCATATTAGAGGTAGATATACAGAGTtattgtccaaaatggcaccctattccctatatagttctcCACTTTTGGAGAAAtgcagtgtgagtgagtgtgcagTGCATCTGTAGCTGAAAATTTTTAGTTTTGTGACCTCTGATTCTTGAAATGATAACATAAATCAAGACTACATTCGATGAGGGCCAAGTCCTCCTAACTTGAGTTGCGGGTGCTTAATTCTGACCCTTGCATGAATCATGTATTGACATGCGTCCCAATTCTCCACACTTCTCCTAAAGTGTGCCCTAGCACAGCCCCCGTCACGAACTTAAAATCCTTAAATCAAGTCCACACTTCGGTAGAAGGGTGTAGAATTGGGACGCAACCTAAGAGTAAGAAGTCAGGATTTAGGCCAGATTTAGTGTttgttgtgtgtctctgtgtcgtgCAGACCAGGCGTATGttgatggagaggatggggaaggagagTGTGGAGTTGGGTCAGGGCAAGGCCAGCATCACGGGCCTGCAGGAGAACACACTGATCCACAGCCTCTGTGACCTGCTGGAGCGGACCTGGGGCCACGGACTGCTACTCAAACAGGTTCGTaacaaacatacacaaacacatgttCAAACATACTGTAATCACACACTGCTGTTTTGCCGTGGTTGAGTGTGTGATTGAGTGTTTGTACCGTCCAGGGAAGGTCGGCTCTGTGGTCCCACCTGCTCCACTGCCAGGCCAATGGGGAGAAGATGGAGCCACCATCACCTGCCGAGTCTCCAGGTCAGAGCAGATACATACTGGCCTGTTTGTGCTGCCAATGACAATGATCATTGGAATTGaatatacagcacaaacagatctgggtccAGGCTAGACACATACTAGGAATGTAGTACAGTAATCTATCTATCTAATCATGCCTCAATCATTCTATGTTCTGGTCTGCTAGCGTCACCTGTCATTAACAAGATAAGCGTTTGTCTGTTAGGTGTACTCTGTCAAGTCTGATCACATCTGCCAatcactctctcttcctggttacaGTGTCCAATGGGCTGGACAGCATGAGGCTAGAGGAGGGACTTGCACCCCCGAAGGGCTCCTTTGTACAGGATATGAGGTAATAAAGCGCAACATAACCCAAAACACTGCTATCTTTGAAAACCATAGAATTTCTGAtagcattttttaaatatttcttTTTTAGGTTTGTCCAGACTATGAGTGAGGGTCTCAGTGAGGTGGGTCGGGCGCGGGCCTGGATCCATCTTTCCCTGGAGAAGAAAGTGCTCTCGCAACACCTCAAACTGCTGCTGGCCAACCAGAACCTAATCAGGTATACACACATATCACATATACCCTCTTCACCCTACTGACCgccatcattcctgttcctacGAACTTCATGCtccaatgactaccgccctgtagcactcacttctgtaatcatgaagtgctttgagagttaTGGCACACCATCAACTCCGCCATCCCAGcccccctagacccactccaatttgcataccgctccaacagatccatagatgatgcaatcgcaattgctctccacactgccctcacccacctagatacgAGGAATACCcatatgagaatgctgttcaatgactaaagctcagcattcaacaccattgtcaccaagcttaggactctgggtctgaacacctccctctgcaaatgtatcctggatttcctgacgggccgaccccaggtggtgagggtaggcaacatcacatCGCCACCctttaacacaggggccccacaggagtgtgtgcttagtcccttcctATACTTCCTGTTCTATCCACGACTGCGGGGCCACGCGCGACTCCAGCACCATCAAGTtcgctgacgacacgacggtggcaggcctgatcaccggcgacgACGAGTCagcatacagggaggaggtcagtgacctggcagtgtggtgccggagcaacaacctgtccctcaacgtcagcaagaccaaggagctgatcgtggactacagggaaCGGGaggcgagcacgcccccatccatatCGACGGGGCGGCAGTGGAGCAGGTAGACAGCTTCAAGTTACTCGGTGTCCAAACCATTGgtccaaacacacacgcacggtcgtgaagaaggcgcgacagtaactcttccccctcaggaggttgaaaaagtttggcatgggccctcaaatcctggaaaggttctacagctgtaccactaagagcatattgactggctgcatcattgcttggtatggcaatagcaccgccTTCGaccgcatggcgctacagagggttgtgtggaaagcctagtacatcactggggctgagctacctgccatccaggacctgtatatTAAGCGGTCTGAAAAGAAGGGCCGGAAAATTGTTCAAGacaccagccacccaagccatagactgttttctctgctgccgcacggcaagaggtaccagtgcatcaagtctggtaccaacaggctcttgaacagcttctatccccaagcaatacgaCTGATAAATAGCTAGCATAATAGCTACACAGACTGTCTGCGTTAaccttgtatctttattgaccCTTTATTtgtgcactgtctctatgcacactcacagggccctatacacactcactccaacacacacacacacacacacacacacacaaacactcactccatcatttTCCCACTCGCACAGAATacgcacatacatttatactgactc
Proteins encoded:
- the LOC106561058 gene encoding DENN domain-containing protein 5B isoform X2 translates to MMSGVTSGTGSASCRFAHYFVVCGLDTETGLEPEELAGESFEQSPLRRSFKSKVLAHYPESTDRSPFNRDAVNMLCMPHGLSFRSQADGREHHFHSFTVAQDDGTRSYGFVHTYYEAVTSAQITTAMQTLHQMHHVEHYSTSSLSSSSASSPSTSSTDSLVSSLDELDADSLAARPLSACLGCAAGSFQPARDTLYASKALCLLTPLPFLHAARHFLSQLHQAVTSHTAPPLPLESYIHNILYEVPVPPPGRSLRFHGVQGPIVCQQPGPEELPLGDYPLGEAFSLLGVENMVRLLTSVLLETQVLLYSQDYQRLMTVAEGITNLLFPFQWQHVYLPILPVPLHHLLDAPVPYLMGIQRKDCSQCSTLDLSHEANLCFVDIDNHRVDPPEDLPLFPDQPELIQELNEVLLRFGLQPHGGATTNPAPAAPPCLSSLVLEDLMEDRRNGNLGGEELAMLERLQALARRCGGMEGGKTLGRAFQEEEEELNAAKMNVQLREVFAGRFAAIFGRYEEFVIHSAPDLESWLGNRDGTSNFDKGSFLSAQPAPHLHFLSWFLETAMFSSFLDSKVLSRWADQEPLQRVFDGRLEREHLYNTFEDDPGNRRYRKCSVLHKSAQAIERRLLKADHTAIHPHLLDMRIGQGRHQQSSFPRLQADVLAQGHNTNKWSSRNTRRSDIKRPVTTETTSGLGNDQREYSTGRRSLHQSKLLDPSPSAVTQIQRGFVEGLLSECRLKTRRMLMERMGKESVELGQGKASITGLQENTLIHSLCDLLERTWGHGLLLKQGRSALWSHLLHCQANGEKMEPPSPAESPVSNGLDSMRLEEGLAPPKGSFVQDMRFVQTMSEGLSEVGRARAWIHLSLEKKVLSQHLKLLLANQNLIRQLYKPHAFLLCEEEREQFLFHLLSLNTVDYLCFTRTFTSISIPYRVVITPMKKLSIAMTMSNPWVCVSGELGDSGVRQIPKNTQEIFFQCQNLGRLSTLQLGQENSGLLSKCLVDCVIVHNEITGHTYRFPCGRWLGKGVGDGSLERVLIGQLVSPRGEEESGRWTGTPPEQSSPPQSGHMGGLGSLGRSNSNNRLSSVQVQEEMREAVNNLVKHFHKAEQERGNLTALLCGEEGLVRSLEQFLLHGFKSSRLFQRSVFIWDFVEKVVVSMEMADQMGDLRGSTELCDSLCHYANAINASPRNIGKEGKFQLLVCLGVRDQLLPQWLPLLAESHLTARLYEESALVQDRAAVNSLSRILHTLHEFPITLETALIKGVDL
- the LOC106561058 gene encoding DENN domain-containing protein 5B isoform X1, giving the protein MMSGVTSGTGSASCRFAHYFVVCGLDTETGLEPEELAGESFEQSPLRRSFKSKVLAHYPESTDRSPFNRDAVNMLCMPHGLSFRSQADGREHHFHSFTVAQDDGTRSYGFVHTYYEAVTSAQITTAMQTLHQMHHVEHYSTSSLSSSSASSPSTSSTDSLVSSLDELDADSLAARPLSACLGCAAGSFQPARDTLYASKALCLLTPLPFLHAARHFLSQLHQAVTSHTAPPLPLESYIHNILYEVPVPPPGRSLRFHGVQGPIVCQQPGPEELPLGDYPLGEAFSLLGVENMVRLLTSVLLETQVLLYSQDYQRLMTVAEGITNLLFPFQWQHVYLPILPVPLHHLLDAPVPYLMGIQRKDCSQCSTLDLSHEANLCFVDIDNHRVDPPEDLPLFPDQPELIQELNEVLLRFGLQPHGGATTNPAPAAPPCLSSLVLEDLMEDRRNGNLGGEELAMLERLQALARRCGGMEGGKTLGRAFQEEEEELNAAKMNVQLREVFAGRFAAIFGRYEEFVIHSAPDLESWLGNRDGTSNFDKGSFLSAQPAPHLHFLSWFLETAMFSSFLDSKVLSRWADQEPLQRVFDGRLEREHLYNTFEDDPGNRRYRKCSVLHKSAQAIERRLLKADHTAIHPHLLDMRIGQGRHQQSSFPRLQADVLAQGHNTNKWSSRNTRRSDIKRPVTTETTSGLGNDQREKYSTGRRSLHQSKLLDPSPSAVTQIQRGFVEGLLSECRLKTRRMLMERMGKESVELGQGKASITGLQENTLIHSLCDLLERTWGHGLLLKQGRSALWSHLLHCQANGEKMEPPSPAESPVSNGLDSMRLEEGLAPPKGSFVQDMRFVQTMSEGLSEVGRARAWIHLSLEKKVLSQHLKLLLANQNLIRQLYKPHAFLLCEEEREQFLFHLLSLNTVDYLCFTRTFTSISIPYRVVITPMKKLSIAMTMSNPWVCVSGELGDSGVRQIPKNTQEIFFQCQNLGRLSTLQLGQENSGLLSKCLVDCVIVHNEITGHTYRFPCGRWLGKGVGDGSLERVLIGQLVSPRGEEESGRWTGTPPEQSSPPQSGHMGGLGSLGRSNSNNRLSSVQVQEEMREAVNNLVKHFHKAEQERGNLTALLCGEEGLVRSLEQFLLHGFKSSRLFQRSVFIWDFVEKVVVSMEMADQMGDLRGSTELCDSLCHYANAINASPRNIGKEGKFQLLVCLGVRDQLLPQWLPLLAESHLTARLYEESALVQDRAAVNSLSRILHTLHEFPITLETALIKGVDL